A stretch of the Argentina anserina chromosome 6, drPotAnse1.1, whole genome shotgun sequence genome encodes the following:
- the LOC126797559 gene encoding protein PELOTA 1 — MKIVHRDFVPGGAGKVKMVPVDSDDLWFAYNLIARGDSVIAVTVRKVLREAATGGRDAERVKLKLEIKVEEDPDYDKVGSVLRIRGKNILENEHVKIGAYHTLELELHRPFVLKKDVWDSLALHVLNQACDPAASADLAVVIMQEGLAHILLVGRSMTTTRSRIETSIPRKHGPSVAGYEKALNKFFENVLQAFLKYVDFSVVRCAVIASPGFTKDQFHRHLLLEAERKQLRPIIENKSRIILVHTTSGYKHSLREVLDAPNVMNMIKDTKAAQEVRALQDFFSMLSNEPHRACYGPKHVEVAHEQMAVQTLLITDELFRNADVVTRQKYVNLVNSVKDSGGNVHIFSSMHVSGEQLAQITGIAAVLRFPLPDLDDIEM, encoded by the exons ATGAAGATTGTTCACCGGGATTTCGTTCCCGGAGGAGCTGGAAAAGTTAAG ATGGTTCCGGTCGATTCCGATGATCTGTGGTTTGCTTACAACTTGATAGCTCGCGGAGACAGTGTTATTGCTGTCACTGTCAG GAAAGTTTTAAGAGAAGCCGCTACGGGTGGGAGAGATGCAGAGCGGGTCAAGCTCAAGTTGGAAATTAAAGTTGAGGAG GATCCTGATTATGATAAAGTAGGCTCTGTCTTGCGTATACGTGGAAAGAATATCCTTGAGAATGAACATGTCAAG ATAGGAGCATACCATACTCTGGAACTGGAGCTTCACCGACCTTTTGTCTTAAAAAAG gATGTGTGGGACTCACTGGCCTTGCATGTACTCAATCAAGCCTGTG ATCCTGCAGCGAGTGCTGATCTAGCTGTGGTAATAATGCAAGAAGGATTAGCACATATTCTCCTTGTTGGTAGAAG TATGACAACAACTCGGTCACGAATAGAAACTTCAATTCCTCGCAAGCATGGACCTTCAGTTGCAGGTTATGAGAAA GCCTTGAACAAGTTCTTTGAAAATGTGTTACAG GCTTTCTTGAAGTATGTTGATTTCAGTGTTGTTCGCTGCGCTGTGATTGCAAGTCCAGGTTTTACAAAG GATCAGTTTCATCGTCACTTATTGTTGGAAGCAGAGAGAAAACAGCTGAGGCCTATCATTGAGAACAAGTCACGAATAATTCTTGTGCATACAACCTCGGGTTACAA GCATAGTTTGAGGGAGGTTCTGGATGCTCCAAATGTTATGAATATGATAAAAGATACTAAAGCAGCACAAGAG GTCCGGGCTCTCCAAGATTTCTTCAGTATGCTTTCAAAT GAGCCACATCGTGCATGCTACGGACCAAAGCATGTTGAAGTTGCTCATGAACAAATGGCCGTGCAAACCCTGTTGATAACAGATGAGCTATTCAG GAATGCTGATGTTGTGACGAGGCAAAAGTATGTCAATTTGGTGAACTCAGTGAAGGATTCAGGTGGCAATGTTCACATATTTTCTTCTATGCACGTTTCAGGAGAAC AACTGGCACAAATAACTGGCATTGCTGCAGTTCTTCGTTTCCCTCTACCAGACCTGGATGATATAGAGATGTAA
- the LOC126796667 gene encoding eukaryotic translation initiation factor 3 subunit B-like has translation MADVMLMNDIEATAARLGIDLSSLDLDSIHLPPGETFGIPSDDEDIGNDMDSEMEGGLGNIIVVDNLPVVPESKFGKLENVIRKIYSQLGVIKEDGFWMPLEPETQMTMGYCFIEFNTPQEAELAKEKTHGYKLDRSHIFAVSMFDDFDRFMNVPDQWAPPATTPYTPGENLQNWLTDVKGRDQFVIRAFNDTEVYWNDARQLKPDFVYKRSYWTESFVQWSPMGTYLATVHRQGAAVWGGATNEFKRLMRYAHPQVRLIDFSPGEKYLVTYSSHEATNPRDTNRVVIDIFDVRTGKVMRDFKGTPDDFAIGGSGGVSGVSWPVFKWGGGKDDKYFARMGKSAISVYETETFSLVDKKSIKVENVMDFSWSPTDSILALFVPELGGGNQPARVSLVQIPSKEELRQKNLFSVSDCKMYWQSNGEYLAVKVDRYTKTKKSTYTGFELFRIKERDIPIEVLELENKNDKIIAFAWEPKGHRFAIIHGDNPRPDISFYSMRSAHNTGRVSKLITLKGKQANALSWSPSGRFIILAGLKGLNGQLEFYNVDEQETMATTEHFMATDIEWDPTGRYVATAVTSVHEMENGYIIWTFNGKLLYRVLRDHFLQFLWRPRPASFLTPEQEEEIAKNLKKYSKRYELEDNDVEKQLSEQERAKRRELKEEWDKWVAEWKRLYEEEQLERQRLRDGEVSDEEEEYEAREVEVEEVVSTQEEVIIE, from the exons ATGGCGGACGTTATGCTGATGAACGATATAGAAGCCACGGCGGCGCGTCTCGGAATCGATCTATCGTCGCTGGACCTCGACTCCATCCATCTCCCTCCCGGAGAGACCTTCGGCATCccaag TGACGATGAGGATATCGGCAACGATATGGATTCCGAGATGGAGGGCGGGCTCGGCAACATTATCGTCGTCGATAACCTCCCGGTGGTGCCGGAATCGAAGTTTGGCAAGCTTGAGAATGTGATTCGCAAAATCTATAGCCAGCTTGGTGTGATCAAGGAAGATGGCTTCTGGATGCCTCTGGAGCCCGAAACGCAGATGACGATGGGCTACTGCTTCATCGAGTTCAATACTCCTCAG GAAGCTGAGCTTGCCAAGGAGAAGACGCATGGATACAAGCTGGACAGGTCGCACATTTTCGCTGTGAGCATGTTTGACGATTTCGATCGGTTTATGAATGTTCCTGATCAGTGGGCTCCTCCGGCAACGACTCCATATACTCCAGGG gAGAATCTTCAAAATTGGCTCACTGATGTAAAAGGACGGGATCAGTTTGTCATCCGTGCTTTCAATGATACTGAAGTTTATTGGAATGATGCACGGCAATTGAAACCTGATTTTGTTTACAAGCGTTCA TATTGGACTGAAAGCTTTGTGCAATGGTCACCCATGGGGACTTATTTGGCAACTGTTCACAGACAGGGTGCTGCAGTTTGGGGAGGTGCTACCAATGAGTTCAAACGACTAATGCGATATGCTCATCCACAG GTTAGACTAATTGATTTTTCCCCTGGTGAGAAATATTTGGTGACATACAGCAGCCATGAAGCAACCAATCCCCGTGATACAAAC AGGGTTGTCATAGACATTTTTGATGTGAGAACTGGAAAAGTCATGAGAGATTTCAAGGGCACTCCTGATGATTTTGCAATAGGAGGTTCTGGAGGTGTTTCAGGCGTGTCCTGGCCTGTGTTCAA ATGGGGTGGTGGAAAAGATGATAAGTACTTTGCCAGAATGGGAAAGAGTGCTATATCTGTTTATGAGACAGAAACTTTTTCACTTGTGGACAAAAAATCTATCAAGGTTGAGAATGTTATGGACTTCAGTTGGTCACCAACTGATTCTATTCTTGCTCTTTTTGTTCCTGAATTGGGCGGTGGAAACCAGCCTGCTAGG GTAAGTCTTGTTCAAATCCCCAGTAAAGAGGAGTTAAGACAGAAGAATCTTTTCAGTGTTAGTGATTGCAAGATGTACTGGCAAAGCAATGGGGAGTATCTTGCTGTTAAAGTTGATCGTTatacaaaaacaaagaaaagcaCATACACAGGATTTGAACTCTTCCGTATCAAAGAGCGAGACATCCCTATTGAAGTTTTAGAGCTTGAGAATAAGAATGACAAGATCATTGCATTCGCTTGGGAACCTAAGGGACATAGATTTGCAATTATTCATGGTGACAATCCAAGGCCTGATATAAGTTTCTACTCGATGCGTTCTGCTCACAATACAGGCCGTGTGTCAAAGCTCATTACTCTTAAAGGCAAGCAGGCAAATGCTCTTTCCTGGTCACCTTCAGGGCGCTTTATAATTCTTGCAGGACTGAAGGGTTTGAATGGGCAGTTGGAATTCTACAATGTGGATGAGCAAGAAACCATGGCGACAACTGAGCATTTCATGGCAACAGATATTGAATGGGATCCTACTGGAAG ATACGTTGCTACTGCAGTTACTTCAGTTCATGAGATGGAGAATGGGTATATCATATGGACATTCAATGGAAAGCTACTTTATCGGGTATTGAGGGATCATTTCTTACAG TTTTTGTGGCGTCCAAGGCCAGCATCCTTCCTGACTCCTGAGCAAGAGGAGGAAATCGCAAAGAACTTGAAGAAGTACAGCAAGAGGTATGAGCTTGAGGACAATGATGTGGAAAAGCAACTGAGCGAGCAGGAGCGTGCAAAGAGGAGAGAGTTGAAGGAAGAATGGGATAAGTGGGTCGCTGAGTGGAAGCGGTTGTATGAAGAAGAACAACTGGAAAGGCAGAGGCTTAGGGATGGAGAAGTGAGTGATGAAGAGGAGGAGTATGAGGCTAGAGAAGTTGAAGTAGAGGAAGTCGTGAGCACTCAAGAGGAGGTCATTATAGAGTGA